Genomic window (Marinobacter fonticola):
CCGCGGAGAGGATCGCTTCCGGAGCAGGATAGCAGCCCTTGGTTTTCTGCTTGAGCATAGCCGGGGCGATGGCCAGCTTCTGCGCCATGGCAGGATGCTGCGGCCCGCCGCCGGGAATCTTGAAGCCTTTTTTGTCCCAAGGCTGCTGGCAATCCGGATTAGCCTCGATGAACGTCTTGGCCTGCTGGATCAGCTCGTCGGCATCGCTGGCCAGCGCGTCGATCATGCCCAGCTTCAATGCAGTTTTCGGATTCGCCTTCTTGCCTTCCATCAAGTAGGGGAAAGACGGCTCCAGGCCGATAATGCGGGGCAGACGCTGGGTTCCGCCGCCACCCGGTAGCAGGCCCAGGGTGACCTCGGGCAGTCCAAGTTGAATGCTGTCGTCGTCGAGAACCACGCGGTGATGGCAGGCCAGGCAAAGCTCAAGGCCACCGCCGAGGGCCGAGCCATTGATAGCCGCCACGACCGGCTTGCCACAGGTTTCCAGGGCCCGCATCTGGCGCTTGAGGCGGGTAACCATCGCTTCGAACTCGCCGGCTTGATCCGGAGTGACTTTGTAAAGCTCGTTCAAGTCGCCGCCCGCGAAGAACGTCTTTTTGCCCGAGGTGACAATAATGCCTTTCAGCGTACCCAGGTCATGTTCGATGCGTGCCAGGGTGTCCGCCAGTGCCTCGCGGAACGCTGCATTCATGGTGTTGGCGGACTGGCCCGGCATGTCGATGGTGAGGGTCAGGATATTTTTGTCGTCGATGTCGTAACGAATTGCAGTCATGGTTGGATCCTTCTCCGTCCCGGCTTAGCAGCGCTCGATGATGGTTGCGATACCCATACCGCCGCCCACGCACAGGGTTGCGAGCCCGTAGCGCTGCTCGCGTCTTTCCAGTTCGTCCAGCAGGGTGCCGAGAATCATTGCGCCGGTGGCGCCCAGGGGGTGGCCCATAGCGATGGCGCCGCCGTTAACGTTGACTTTATCGTCCGGGACGCTCAATTCGCGCTGGAACCGCATCACCACCGAGGCAAAGGCCTCGTTGACCTCGAACAAATCAATGTCGTCGACGCGCAGTCCCGCTTTTTTTAACGCCTTGCGAGCGGCCGGAGCCGGGCCGGTAAGCATGATCGTTGGGTCGGTGCTGGTGACCGCCGTGGCGACGATACGGGCCCTGGGCAGGAGGCCCATCTCGCGGCCCTTGGACTCGCTGCCTATCAGCATGGCTGTGGCGCCGTCGACGATGCCCGAGGAGTTGCCGGCATGGTGCACGTGGTTGATCCTTTCCACGGCGTGGTATTTCTCGCGGGCCACGCCGTCGAAACCCATTTCGCCCATCATTTGAAACGAAGGCTTGAGCTGGGCAAGGGATTCCAGCGTTGTGCCCGCGCGGACATGCTCGTCACGATCGAGTATCAGCACGCCGTTCTGGTCTGAGACAGGAACGATTGAGCGCTGGAAGTAACCGTTGGCCCAGGCTGCTGCGGCTTTCTTCTGAGAATTCACTGCAAACCGGTCCACATCCTCGCGACTGAAACCTTCGATGGTTGCAATAAGATCGGCGCCGATGCCCTGGGGCATGAAGCCTGTCTTGAGATTGGTTTCCGGGTCCGTCGCCCAGGCGCCGCCATCGGATCCCATGGGAACACGGGACATGGCTTCTATACCGCCGGCAACCACCAGGTCTTCCCAGCCGGAGCGAACCTTCATGGCGGCAAGGTTGACGGCCTCCAGGCCGGATGCGCAGAAACGGTTAAGGGTTACACCAGCCACCACATCATCCCATTGGGCGGCTAGAGCGGCTGTTTTGGCAATATCCGCGCCCTGATCGCCGATGGCGGTGACGCAGCCCATCACGATATCGTCCACCTGTGCGGTATCGAGTTCGTTGCGGCTCTGCAGCGCCTTTAGCACAAGGGTTAGCAGTGTGATCGGCTTGACGCTGTGAAGCGCGCCATCCCGCTTGCCGCGCCCCCGCGGCGTGCGCACCGCATCGAAAATATACGCGTCTGTGGTCATGGTTTCCCCTAGAGGTCAAGGAAGGTGGGTGTTGTGGTTATAAATGGTCGCAAACCGCCACCTTAGCCCGTAGGTCAAAACGGTGTAATGGCGGTCGCTGCCAATCGAATTGACGAAACTGCTCACGGCAGGGCCGAGTGTGCTTTTTGCATAGAACGGTTCAAAGTCCGAATAAGCTGACAGAAAGCCGTTCCGCTTCTAATCTTGATTGAGACACAAATTCTTTTGTTTAAGAAAGAAATGCTCCTGATTAAGACTGACGTAGGCTTGATCGAGGCCCTTGATTGAGAACCGATTGAGGCCCTTGATTGAGAACCAGAGGTACGGCGGCAAAAGGCGAGATGTTATGTCCCTGCTCGATACGATCGACAATTTTTATGAAAAGCTGGTG
Coding sequences:
- a CDS encoding acetyl-CoA C-acetyltransferase, which codes for MTTDAYIFDAVRTPRGRGKRDGALHSVKPITLLTLVLKALQSRNELDTAQVDDIVMGCVTAIGDQGADIAKTAALAAQWDDVVAGVTLNRFCASGLEAVNLAAMKVRSGWEDLVVAGGIEAMSRVPMGSDGGAWATDPETNLKTGFMPQGIGADLIATIEGFSREDVDRFAVNSQKKAAAAWANGYFQRSIVPVSDQNGVLILDRDEHVRAGTTLESLAQLKPSFQMMGEMGFDGVAREKYHAVERINHVHHAGNSSGIVDGATAMLIGSESKGREMGLLPRARIVATAVTSTDPTIMLTGPAPAARKALKKAGLRVDDIDLFEVNEAFASVVMRFQRELSVPDDKVNVNGGAIAMGHPLGATGAMILGTLLDELERREQRYGLATLCVGGGMGIATIIERC